Within the Capsicum annuum cultivar UCD-10X-F1 unplaced genomic scaffold, UCD10Xv1.1 ctg37040, whole genome shotgun sequence genome, the region gtttttattgtttttggttcTTGTATGAACAATGTAGATTGCTGATGAGAACAGTGGGGGTTTTCCAAATTCAAAGAATAATGGAATGACTGATACACGTTGTGAAAGCAAACGCGAAATGAAAGCTCCATGTTTTGTTGCTAGGCTCATGGGTTTGGAATCGATGCCAGCAGGATCAGGAAGTAAGCCACAAAAGGCTTCAGCTTCCGAAACTTGGAGCAATCTAGCAGACAAACTTGGTGCTCGACCTGGCGGATCTGATAAAGAAGATATGGATTTTGAGATGGCCGAAATAAAGAGTTCAAAACTAGGTTTGCAAAGGTTTAGAGCTAAATGTGCTCTCACTTATCTACTACATATTTTTCTCCTTTGGATGATGAAGCAGATTTAGTTGGGAATTCACTTGATCACCATTCAACTGATAGCTACCTCTCCAGCTGTCC harbors:
- the LOC124891544 gene encoding uncharacterized protein LOC124891544 translates to MNDSSAREMNEKQPQRPSGCVGIFFQLFDQNRRFAKKLFSKKLLSPACLKQASKKFGGDEKQPKLHLIADENSGGFPNSKNNGMTDTRCESKREMKAPCFVARLMGLESMPAGSGSKPQKASASETWSNLADKLGARPGGSDKEDMDFEMAEIKSSKLGLQRFRAKCALTYLLHIFLLWMMKQI